A region of Streptomyces cinnamoneus DNA encodes the following proteins:
- a CDS encoding MoaD/ThiS family protein, with the protein MSVNVRIPTILRTYTSGRAEVTVEGATLAEVIASLEAGHPGIAARVLDDSGKLRRFVNVYVNDDDVRFEGGLETPTPDGAGVSIIPAVAGG; encoded by the coding sequence ATGAGCGTCAACGTCCGCATCCCCACCATCCTGCGCACCTACACCTCCGGCCGCGCCGAGGTGACCGTCGAGGGCGCCACCCTCGCCGAGGTCATCGCCTCGCTGGAGGCCGGCCACCCCGGCATCGCCGCCCGCGTCCTGGACGACAGCGGCAAGCTGCGCCGCTTCGTGAACGTCTACGTCAACGACGACGACGTGCGCTTCGAGGGGGGCCTTGAGACGCCCACCCCGGACGGCGCCGGCGTCTCGATCATTCCGGCCGTCGCAGGCGGCTGA
- a CDS encoding cold-shock protein: MAQGTVKWFNAEKGYGFIAVDGGADVFVHYSAIQMDGYRTLEEGQRVEFEISQGQKGPQADMVRVSA, encoded by the coding sequence ATGGCTCAGGGCACCGTCAAGTGGTTCAACGCGGAGAAGGGCTACGGCTTCATCGCGGTCGACGGTGGTGCGGATGTTTTCGTCCACTACAGCGCGATTCAGATGGACGGCTACCGCACCCTCGAGGAGGGTCAGCGGGTCGAGTTCGAGATCTCGCAGGGCCAGAAGGGGCCGCAGGCGGACATGGTGAGGGTCTCCGCCTGA
- the groL gene encoding chaperonin GroEL (60 kDa chaperone family; promotes refolding of misfolded polypeptides especially under stressful conditions; forms two stacked rings of heptamers to form a barrel-shaped 14mer; ends can be capped by GroES; misfolded proteins enter the barrel where they are refolded when GroES binds): MAKIIAFDEEARRGLERGMNQLADAVKVTLGPKGRNVVLEKKWGAPTITNDGVSIAKEIELEDPYEKIGAELVKEVAKKTDDVAGDGTTTATVLAQALVREGLRNVAAGANPMALKRGIEKAVEAVSASLLEQAKDVETKEQIASTASISAADTQIGELIAEAMDKVGKEGVITVEESQTFGLELELTEGMRFDKGYISAYFATDMERMEASLDDPYILIVNSKVSSVKDLLPLLEKVMQSGKPLLIIAEDVEGEALSTLVVNKIRGTFKSVAVKAPGFGDRRKAMLGDIAILTGGTVISEEVGLKLENAGLDLLGRARKVVITKDETTIVDGAGDSDQVQGRVNQIRAEIENSDSDYDREKLQERLAKLAGGVAVIKAGAATEVELKERKHRIEDAVRNAKAAVEEGIVAGGGVALLQASSVFEKLDLEGDEATGANAVKLALEAPLKQIAVNGGLEGGVVVEKVRNLTVGHGLNAATGEYVDMIAEGIIDPAKVTRSALQNAASIAALFLTTEAVIADKPEKAAAAAPGGMPGGEMDF, encoded by the coding sequence ATGGCCAAGATCATCGCGTTCGACGAGGAGGCACGGCGCGGTCTCGAGCGCGGGATGAACCAGCTCGCCGACGCCGTCAAGGTCACCCTTGGCCCCAAGGGCCGCAACGTCGTCCTCGAGAAGAAGTGGGGCGCCCCCACGATCACCAACGATGGTGTCTCCATCGCCAAGGAGATCGAGCTCGAGGACCCGTACGAGAAGATCGGCGCCGAGCTGGTCAAGGAGGTCGCGAAGAAGACGGACGACGTCGCCGGTGACGGCACGACGACCGCGACCGTCCTCGCCCAGGCGCTGGTCCGCGAGGGTCTGCGCAACGTGGCCGCCGGTGCCAACCCGATGGCGCTGAAGCGCGGCATCGAGAAGGCCGTCGAGGCCGTCTCCGCCTCGCTGCTCGAGCAGGCCAAGGACGTGGAGACCAAGGAGCAGATCGCCTCCACCGCCTCCATCTCCGCCGCCGACACCCAGATCGGCGAGCTCATCGCCGAGGCCATGGACAAGGTCGGCAAGGAAGGCGTCATCACCGTCGAGGAGTCCCAGACCTTCGGTCTGGAGCTGGAGCTCACCGAGGGTATGCGCTTCGACAAGGGCTACATCTCGGCGTACTTCGCCACCGACATGGAGCGTATGGAGGCGTCCCTGGACGACCCGTACATCCTGATCGTCAACTCGAAGGTCTCCTCGGTCAAGGACCTGCTCCCGCTGCTGGAGAAGGTCATGCAGTCGGGCAAGCCGCTGCTGATCATCGCCGAGGACGTCGAGGGCGAGGCCCTGTCGACCCTGGTGGTCAACAAGATCCGCGGCACCTTCAAGTCCGTCGCCGTCAAGGCCCCGGGCTTCGGCGACCGCCGCAAGGCCATGCTGGGCGACATCGCCATCCTCACCGGTGGCACGGTCATCTCCGAGGAGGTCGGCCTCAAGCTGGAGAACGCCGGTCTCGACCTGCTCGGCCGCGCCCGCAAGGTCGTCATCACCAAGGACGAGACGACCATCGTCGACGGTGCCGGTGACAGCGACCAGGTCCAGGGCCGCGTCAACCAGATCCGCGCCGAGATCGAGAACAGCGACTCCGACTATGACCGCGAGAAGCTCCAGGAGCGCCTCGCGAAGCTGGCCGGCGGCGTGGCCGTCATCAAGGCTGGTGCCGCGACCGAGGTCGAGCTCAAGGAGCGCAAGCACCGCATCGAGGACGCCGTCCGCAACGCGAAGGCCGCCGTCGAGGAGGGCATCGTCGCCGGTGGTGGCGTGGCCCTGCTCCAGGCTTCCTCGGTCTTCGAGAAGCTCGACCTCGAGGGCGACGAGGCCACCGGTGCCAACGCCGTCAAGCTGGCCCTGGAGGCCCCGCTCAAGCAGATCGCCGTCAACGGCGGCCTTGAGGGCGGCGTCGTCGTCGAGAAGGTGCGCAACCTGACCGTCGGCCACGGCCTGAACGCCGCGACCGGTGAGTACGTCGACATGATCGCCGAGGGCATCATCGACCCGGCCAAGGTCACGCGCTCCGCGCTGCAGAACGCCGCGTCCATCGCCGCGCTCTTCCTGACCACCGAGGCCGTCATCGCCGACAAGCCGGAGAAGGCCGCCGCGGCCGCTCCGGGCGGCATGCCCGGCGGTGAGATGGACTTCTGA
- a CDS encoding PTS transporter subunit EIIC has translation MAADDHSKHRATATALLPLLGGTANLLTVTHCMTRLRVEVRDPALVRGDGLRALPGVLGVVEDAASRPAAYQIVLGPGTVARVTPELRRLAGTGTAVTAEALAERGAALRAERGARNATPLKLLLRRVAQVFVPLIPALIGCGVIAGLAGLLANLHWAPALVPALTAIAAGFMALIAVFVGHQTAKEFGGTPVLGGAVAAVIVCPGVTHVHAFGHTLSPGQGGVLGALAAALLAVAVEKWCHRRVPESVDVLLTPFLTVLLPGLVTLYGLMYAAGAVSSAIGRCADWLLTGGGAAAGFVLGGLFLPLVMLGLHQALIPIHTTLISEQGHTVLLPVLAMAGAGQVGAALAVYVRLRRNKSLRKIIRSALPAGLLGVGEPLIYGVSLPLGRPFVTACVGGAFGGGFLGLLAQLGDPVGATAIGPSGWALFPLLTGGHGLGRAVAVYGAGLLVGYAAGFLATYFFGFAGHDGERADRQMAEKHRRSEELA, from the coding sequence ATGGCAGCAGACGACCACAGCAAGCACCGCGCCACCGCCACCGCCCTCCTCCCCCTCCTCGGCGGCACCGCGAACCTCCTCACCGTCACCCACTGCATGACCCGCCTGCGCGTGGAGGTGCGGGACCCCGCCCTCGTGCGGGGAGACGGACTGCGCGCCCTGCCGGGCGTGCTGGGCGTGGTGGAGGACGCGGCGTCGCGCCCCGCGGCGTACCAGATCGTGCTGGGCCCGGGCACGGTCGCCCGCGTGACGCCGGAGCTCCGACGCCTCGCCGGAACGGGGACGGCCGTCACCGCCGAGGCGCTCGCGGAGCGCGGTGCCGCCCTCCGCGCCGAGCGGGGCGCCCGCAACGCCACCCCCCTCAAGCTCCTCCTGCGCCGCGTCGCCCAGGTCTTCGTCCCCCTCATCCCCGCGCTCATCGGCTGCGGCGTCATCGCCGGCCTCGCCGGCCTGCTGGCCAACCTGCACTGGGCACCCGCGCTCGTACCGGCGCTCACCGCGATCGCCGCCGGGTTCATGGCGCTCATCGCCGTCTTCGTGGGCCACCAGACCGCCAAGGAGTTCGGCGGCACGCCCGTCCTGGGCGGCGCGGTGGCGGCCGTCATCGTCTGTCCGGGCGTCACCCACGTGCACGCCTTCGGCCACACCCTCTCCCCCGGCCAGGGCGGCGTCCTCGGCGCACTCGCCGCGGCGCTGCTGGCGGTGGCCGTGGAGAAGTGGTGCCACCGCAGGGTGCCGGAGTCCGTGGACGTGCTGCTCACCCCCTTCCTGACGGTGCTGCTGCCGGGTCTGGTCACGCTCTACGGGCTGATGTACGCCGCCGGCGCGGTCTCCTCGGCCATCGGCCGCTGCGCCGACTGGCTGCTGACCGGCGGGGGCGCCGCGGCGGGCTTCGTCCTGGGCGGCCTCTTCCTGCCGCTGGTGATGCTGGGCCTGCACCAGGCCCTGATCCCCATCCACACCACCCTCATCAGCGAGCAGGGCCACACGGTCCTGCTGCCCGTCCTCGCGATGGCGGGCGCGGGCCAGGTGGGCGCGGCGCTGGCGGTCTATGTGCGACTGCGACGGAACAAGTCCCTCCGGAAGATCATCCGTTCGGCCCTGCCGGCCGGGCTGCTGGGCGTCGGCGAACCGCTGATCTACGGGGTCTCGCTTCCGCTGGGGCGCCCGTTCGTGACGGCGTGCGTGGGCGGCGCGTTCGGCGGCGGCTTCCTCGGCCTGCTGGCCCAGCTCGGCGACCCGGTGGGCGCGACGGCCATCGGCCCGTCGGGCTGGGCGCTGTTCCCGCTGCTCACGGGCGGCCACGGACTGGGGCGGGCGGTCGCGGTCTACGGGGCTGGGCTGCTGGTGGGGTACGCGGCGGGCTTCCTGGCGACGTACTTCTTCGGCTTCGCCGGACACGACGGCGAGCGGGCCGACCGGCAGATGGCCGAAAAGCACCGGCGCTCGGAAGAACTAGCGTGA
- the murQ gene encoding N-acetylmuramic acid 6-phosphate etherase, whose product MTSTAAFAALRAQLATLTTEAFRPDLADIDRLPTQAIAKIMNAEDATVAAAVAERLPEIAAAIDATAARMARGGRLVYAGAGTAGRLGVLDASECPPTFNTDPTQVVGLIAGGPEALVAAVEGAEDSAELAAADLDALGTGPDDTVVGVSASGRTPYAVGAVRHARAAGALTIGLSCNARSELGAAAEHAVEVVVGPELLTGSTRLKAGTAQKLVLNMLSTITMIRLGKTYGNLMVDVRASNEKLRARSRRIVSLATGAADDEIEAALTATDGEVKNAILVLLGEVDGPTATRLLAQSHGHLRAALRAAAD is encoded by the coding sequence ATGACCTCGACCGCCGCCTTCGCCGCGCTCCGGGCCCAGCTCGCGACGCTGACCACCGAGGCGTTCCGCCCCGACCTCGCGGACATCGACCGGCTGCCCACCCAGGCCATCGCGAAGATCATGAACGCGGAGGACGCCACGGTGGCCGCCGCGGTGGCCGAGCGGCTGCCCGAGATCGCGGCCGCCATCGACGCGACCGCCGCCCGGATGGCCCGCGGCGGCCGGCTGGTCTACGCGGGCGCGGGCACCGCCGGGCGGCTCGGCGTGCTGGACGCCAGCGAGTGCCCGCCCACCTTCAACACCGACCCCACCCAGGTCGTCGGCCTGATAGCGGGCGGCCCCGAGGCCCTGGTCGCGGCGGTCGAGGGCGCGGAGGACAGCGCCGAGCTGGCCGCGGCCGACCTGGACGCACTGGGGACCGGACCGGACGACACGGTCGTCGGCGTCTCCGCCTCCGGCCGCACCCCCTACGCCGTGGGCGCGGTCCGGCACGCCCGCGCCGCCGGGGCGCTCACCATCGGGCTGTCCTGCAACGCCCGCTCGGAGCTCGGCGCGGCCGCCGAGCACGCCGTCGAGGTCGTCGTGGGGCCCGAACTGCTCACCGGCTCCACGCGGTTGAAGGCCGGCACGGCCCAGAAGCTCGTCCTCAACATGCTCTCGACGATCACGATGATCCGGCTCGGCAAGACCTACGGCAACCTGATGGTCGACGTCCGCGCGTCCAACGAGAAGCTGCGCGCCCGCTCGCGGCGCATCGTCTCGCTCGCCACCGGCGCCGCGGACGACGAGATCGAGGCCGCGCTGACCGCGACGGACGGCGAGGTGAAGAACGCCATCCTCGTCCTCCTCGGCGAGGTCGACGGCCCCACCGCCACCCGGCTCCTCGCCCAGTCCCACGGCCACCTGCGCGCAGCCCTCCGCGCCGCCGCCGACTGA
- a CDS encoding MurR/RpiR family transcriptional regulator, translated as MSSELKETFGTAVSPAPPPPAALAAKVRTLVPSMTRSMQRVAEVLANDPAGAAALTVTGLAERTGTSEATVVRTARVLGYPGYRDLRLALAALAAEQAAGRAPAVTADIAVDDPLSSVVAKLAQEEAQCLADTAAGLDPAALESAVAALAAARRVDVYGIGASNLVGQDLVQKLLRIGLIAHVPADPHLAVTNAVQLRSGDVAIAITHSGRTTDVIEPLRVAFEHGATTVAITGRPDGEIAQYADHILTTSSARESELRPAAMSSRTSQLLVVDCLFIGVAQRTYERAAPALSASYEALAHRHDPRSPR; from the coding sequence GTGAGCAGCGAACTGAAAGAAACTTTCGGAACGGCCGTCTCCCCCGCCCCGCCCCCACCCGCCGCACTCGCCGCGAAGGTGCGCACCCTCGTCCCCTCGATGACCCGCTCGATGCAGCGCGTCGCCGAGGTCCTCGCGAACGACCCGGCCGGCGCGGCCGCGCTCACCGTCACCGGCCTCGCCGAGCGCACGGGCACCAGCGAGGCCACCGTCGTGCGCACCGCCCGCGTCCTCGGCTACCCCGGCTACCGCGACCTGCGACTCGCGCTCGCCGCCCTCGCCGCCGAGCAGGCGGCCGGCCGGGCGCCCGCCGTCACCGCGGACATCGCCGTCGACGACCCGCTCTCCAGCGTGGTCGCCAAGCTGGCCCAGGAGGAGGCCCAGTGCCTGGCGGACACCGCAGCCGGGCTCGACCCGGCCGCCCTGGAGTCCGCCGTCGCCGCCCTCGCCGCCGCCCGCCGCGTCGACGTCTACGGGATCGGCGCCTCCAACCTCGTCGGGCAGGACCTCGTCCAGAAGCTGCTCCGCATCGGCCTGATCGCCCACGTCCCCGCCGACCCCCATCTGGCCGTCACCAACGCGGTGCAACTGCGCTCCGGGGACGTGGCGATCGCCATCACCCACTCCGGGCGCACCACCGACGTCATCGAGCCCCTGAGAGTCGCGTTCGAGCACGGCGCGACCACCGTCGCCATCACCGGACGGCCCGACGGCGAGATCGCCCAGTACGCCGATCACATCCTCACGACGTCCTCCGCCCGGGAGAGCGAACTGCGGCCGGCGGCCATGTCGAGCCGCACCAGCCAGCTCCTCGTGGTGGACTGCCTGTTCATCGGCGTCGCCCAGCGCACGTACGAGAGGGCGGCCCCCGCCCTGTCCGCCTCGTACGAGGCGCTGGCGCACCGGCACGACCCGCGTTCCCCGCGCTGA
- a CDS encoding DUF4031 domain-containing protein has product MTLYIDPPHWPGHGRFWSHLISDASLDELHAFAGRLGLPERAFDGDHYDVASASYADAVALGAVEVGSKDVVRLLTAAGLRRRKRGRRNPAAPRQGG; this is encoded by the coding sequence GTGACCCTCTACATCGACCCGCCCCACTGGCCGGGCCACGGCCGTTTCTGGTCGCACCTGATCAGTGACGCGTCGCTCGACGAACTCCACGCGTTCGCGGGACGCCTGGGCCTGCCGGAGCGGGCCTTCGACGGCGACCACTACGACGTGGCGTCGGCGTCCTACGCGGACGCGGTGGCCTTGGGCGCGGTCGAGGTGGGCAGCAAGGACGTCGTGCGGCTGCTGACCGCGGCGGGCCTGCGCCGCCGCAAGCGGGGGCGGCGGAACCCCGCCGCGCCCCGCCAGGGTGGTTGA
- a CDS encoding Cmx/CmrA family chloramphenicol efflux MFS transporter yields the protein MIALAPDMPNASTTRTSMPVAVHVLGLSVFALGTSEFMLSGLLQPIARDMGVSIPQAGLLVSAFAIGMVVGAPLLAAATLRLPRRTTLVVLLAVFGLGQVAGALAPTYGVLFASRVVSALACAGFWAVGAAVAVSLVPVDARARAMAIMIGGLSIANIAGVPAGALLGQHAGWRAAFWAVAALSAVGLAGVLALVPATKPTTGEDAPRLRAELRIYRDRQVWLALVTTALNAAAVFCLFSYLAPLLTETAGLKESWVPTVLALFGVGALIGATIGGRVADAHLFGTMYGGIGASAVVLAALALTADMAVVAVGLALLLGVAAFMTAPALNARMFNLANAAPTLAGATTTAAFNIGNTIGPWLGGLVIAAGWGYPAVAWLGALLAALAVGTTAVASRLHRGPSRVVAGSAGAAVRTPSQVG from the coding sequence ATGATCGCGCTGGCACCTGATATGCCGAACGCCAGCACGACCCGTACGTCCATGCCCGTCGCCGTCCACGTTCTCGGCCTCTCCGTCTTCGCCCTCGGAACCAGCGAGTTCATGCTGTCCGGGCTGCTCCAGCCCATCGCCCGCGACATGGGCGTCTCCATTCCCCAAGCGGGCCTGCTGGTGTCCGCCTTCGCGATCGGCATGGTGGTGGGGGCGCCCCTGCTGGCCGCCGCGACGCTGCGGCTGCCGCGCCGCACGACGCTGGTCGTCCTGCTCGCCGTCTTCGGGCTGGGCCAGGTGGCCGGGGCGCTCGCGCCCACGTACGGGGTGCTGTTCGCCTCGCGGGTGGTGAGCGCACTGGCGTGCGCCGGGTTCTGGGCCGTGGGCGCGGCGGTGGCCGTGTCGCTGGTGCCCGTGGACGCCCGGGCGCGCGCCATGGCGATCATGATCGGCGGGCTGTCGATCGCCAACATCGCGGGCGTGCCGGCCGGTGCGCTCCTGGGCCAGCACGCGGGCTGGCGCGCCGCCTTCTGGGCCGTGGCCGCGCTGTCGGCGGTGGGTCTGGCCGGTGTCCTGGCGCTCGTGCCGGCCACCAAGCCGACGACGGGCGAGGACGCGCCGCGCCTGCGCGCGGAGCTGCGCATCTACCGCGACCGCCAGGTGTGGCTCGCCCTGGTCACCACCGCGCTGAACGCCGCCGCCGTCTTCTGCCTCTTCTCCTACCTCGCCCCGCTGCTGACCGAGACCGCCGGCCTGAAGGAGAGCTGGGTGCCGACCGTGCTCGCCCTCTTCGGCGTGGGCGCGCTGATCGGTGCGACCATCGGCGGACGCGTCGCGGACGCCCACCTGTTCGGGACGATGTACGGCGGCATCGGCGCCTCGGCCGTCGTGCTGGCGGCGCTGGCGCTGACGGCGGACATGGCGGTCGTCGCCGTGGGGCTGGCGCTGCTGCTGGGCGTCGCGGCCTTCATGACGGCCCCGGCGCTCAACGCGCGGATGTTCAACCTCGCCAACGCCGCCCCGACCCTGGCCGGGGCCACGACCACGGCCGCCTTCAACATCGGCAACACCATCGGCCCGTGGCTGGGCGGCCTGGTCATCGCCGCCGGCTGGGGCTACCCCGCCGTGGCGTGGCTGGGCGCGCTGCTCGCGGCGCTGGCGGTGGGCACGACGGCGGTCGCCTCGCGGCTCCACCGGGGGCCCTCCCGCGTGGTGGCCGGGTCGGCCGGGGCCGCGGTGCGGACGCCCTCGCAGGTGGGCTGA
- a CDS encoding HD domain-containing protein, which yields MAATPEPQHPRHEALHARWRETVRRVRTTPEPDSGPYADDLLARWSEPQRRYHTLDHLAAVLHHLDALAAHADDIDTVRLAAWFHDAVYRPDRSENEERSAHLAERALSELGVDPARTAEVTRLVRLTVSHDPAPGDRDGETLCDADLAVLGGAPEEYAAYAAAVREEYGFVPDAAFREGRADVLRRLLALPRLYRTPLGHDRWELLARRNLTTELELLTAATVGEPRE from the coding sequence ATGGCAGCCACGCCCGAGCCCCAGCACCCCCGGCACGAGGCCCTTCACGCGCGGTGGCGGGAGACCGTCCGGCGCGTGCGCACCACGCCCGAGCCGGACTCCGGCCCGTACGCCGACGACCTCCTCGCGCGCTGGTCGGAACCCCAGCGCCGCTACCACACGCTCGACCACCTCGCCGCCGTCCTGCACCACCTCGACGCGCTGGCCGCCCACGCCGACGACATCGACACCGTCCGCCTCGCCGCCTGGTTCCACGACGCCGTCTACCGCCCCGACCGCTCGGAGAACGAGGAGCGCAGCGCCCACCTCGCCGAGCGCGCCCTGTCCGAACTGGGCGTCGACCCCGCCCGCACCGCCGAGGTCACCCGCCTGGTGCGGCTCACCGTCAGCCACGACCCCGCCCCGGGCGACCGCGACGGCGAGACCCTGTGCGACGCCGACCTGGCCGTGCTCGGCGGAGCGCCCGAGGAGTACGCGGCCTACGCGGCGGCGGTCCGCGAGGAGTACGGCTTCGTCCCCGACGCCGCCTTCCGTGAGGGCCGCGCCGACGTCCTGCGCCGCCTGCTGGCCCTCCCGCGCCTGTACCGGACGCCGCTGGGCCACGACCGCTGGGAGCTCCTGGCGCGCCGCAACCTCACCACGGAGCTGGAGTTGCTCACCGCGGCGACGGTCGGGGAGCCGCGGGAATAG
- a CDS encoding class I SAM-dependent methyltransferase translates to MTDTTAWDTYARRKPGGRREKNAKGETTWFNWTQYPDHGPGIDVLGEAEKAALLELGCGAGGNLAHAATLGHRAVGVDVSPVQLKAARERWGDLPGLELHQRGALDFMGETAERFDAVYSVFGAVWFTDPRQMLPAVRQVLKPGGVLAFSQRPPVEGCYGCQASYINQADDPNPLVVKRWDYTTDMWTGLLKEHGFRHALANEIPPPEGWKTGTLLVRALVPGA, encoded by the coding sequence GTGACCGACACCACCGCATGGGACACCTACGCCCGCAGGAAGCCCGGCGGCCGGCGGGAGAAGAACGCCAAGGGTGAGACCACCTGGTTCAACTGGACCCAGTACCCCGACCACGGCCCCGGCATCGACGTACTGGGAGAGGCCGAGAAGGCAGCACTCCTGGAGCTGGGGTGCGGCGCAGGGGGGAACCTCGCCCATGCGGCCACCCTCGGACACCGTGCCGTCGGCGTCGACGTCTCCCCCGTCCAGCTCAAGGCCGCCCGCGAGCGCTGGGGCGACCTGCCCGGCCTGGAGCTGCACCAGCGCGGCGCGCTCGACTTCATGGGCGAGACCGCCGAGCGCTTCGACGCCGTGTACTCCGTCTTCGGCGCCGTCTGGTTCACCGACCCGCGCCAGATGCTCCCCGCCGTTCGCCAGGTCCTCAAGCCCGGCGGAGTGCTCGCGTTCTCCCAGCGGCCCCCGGTCGAAGGCTGCTACGGCTGCCAGGCGTCGTACATCAATCAGGCCGACGACCCGAACCCCCTCGTGGTCAAGCGCTGGGACTACACCACCGACATGTGGACCGGCCTCCTGAAGGAGCACGGGTTCCGCCACGCCCTGGCGAACGAGATCCCTCCGCCGGAGGGCTGGAAGACCGGCACTCTCCTGGTCCGCGCCCTGGTGCCCGGCGCCTGA
- a CDS encoding glycine-rich domain-containing protein, which yields MTIVEERPAIDAGTLVSAELRKTIATDVRAKYDHITADMAHRGVGQMLAFVAASATSEKPLSPSPLVDDFWHAFVLRTKAYADFCQQTFGTFVHHQPGFLDREDHGGGKGLRARTVDAIQAAGYAVDLEFWPELDIADCSQCHANCHNSPKHAITAAG from the coding sequence GTGACCATCGTTGAGGAACGGCCCGCGATCGACGCGGGAACCCTGGTCAGCGCTGAGCTGCGCAAGACCATCGCCACCGACGTGCGAGCGAAGTACGACCACATCACCGCCGACATGGCACACCGGGGCGTCGGTCAGATGCTGGCGTTCGTGGCCGCCAGCGCGACCAGCGAGAAGCCGCTCAGCCCGTCCCCGCTGGTGGATGACTTCTGGCACGCGTTCGTCCTGCGCACCAAGGCGTACGCCGACTTCTGCCAGCAGACGTTCGGCACGTTCGTCCACCACCAGCCCGGGTTCCTGGACCGTGAGGACCACGGCGGCGGCAAGGGGCTGAGGGCCCGGACCGTGGACGCCATCCAGGCGGCGGGATACGCGGTCGACCTGGAGTTCTGGCCGGAGCTGGACATCGCCGACTGCTCGCAGTGCCACGCGAACTGCCACAACAGCCCGAAGCACGCCATCACCGCCGCCGGTTGA
- a CDS encoding helix-turn-helix domain-containing protein, with product MPTPPSSSVQAARKAVADRLREIRRDAGLTAKEVARRAGWYPSKASRLENAVTPPSDADIRAWCAACGADDVAVDLIAASRSAATMYVEWRRVQRTGLRRLQESFIPLFERTRVFRIYCSNVIPGVLQTHAYATALMSAITDFHGTPNDVAEAVEARLARSHVVREGNHRFALLVEESVLRHRVGDAETMAGQLGYLLSVTAYPSVSLGVIPFSASRRMWMIETFSVYDEDMAQVELLTAQVKLTAQVNVTAPTEIAQYLKAFGEFADLAVYGAKARALITSAVDALG from the coding sequence ATGCCCACCCCACCCTCATCCAGTGTTCAGGCAGCCCGGAAGGCCGTTGCTGACCGTCTCCGGGAGATCCGCCGGGACGCCGGGCTGACCGCCAAGGAGGTGGCCCGGCGTGCCGGCTGGTACCCCTCCAAGGCGTCGCGCCTGGAGAACGCCGTCACGCCGCCGTCCGACGCCGATATTCGCGCCTGGTGCGCTGCCTGCGGGGCGGATGACGTCGCCGTGGATCTGATCGCCGCCTCTCGCTCCGCCGCCACCATGTACGTGGAGTGGAGGCGGGTTCAGCGCACCGGGTTGCGCAGGCTCCAGGAGTCGTTCATCCCCCTTTTCGAGCGCACCCGGGTGTTCCGTATCTACTGCTCGAACGTCATTCCAGGCGTGCTCCAGACCCACGCCTATGCCACGGCCCTCATGAGCGCGATCACGGATTTCCACGGCACGCCCAACGATGTCGCCGAAGCAGTCGAGGCACGGCTGGCCCGGTCGCACGTGGTCCGTGAAGGTAACCACCGCTTCGCGCTGCTGGTGGAGGAATCAGTCCTGCGCCACCGGGTCGGAGACGCCGAAACCATGGCGGGTCAGCTCGGTTATCTGCTGTCGGTGACGGCCTACCCATCCGTCTCTCTCGGGGTCATCCCCTTCTCCGCCTCCCGGCGCATGTGGATGATCGAGACGTTCAGCGTGTACGACGAGGACATGGCACAAGTCGAACTGCTGACTGCACAGGTGAAGCTGACTGCACAGGTGAACGTGACTGCGCCCACCGAGATAGCCCAGTACCTGAAGGCGTTCGGGGAGTTCGCCGACCTCGCCGTATACGGCGCGAAGGCACGCGCCCTCATCACCTCTGCTGTGGACGCTCTGGGCTAA
- a CDS encoding DUF6879 family protein, which yields MSQTDLAFTDLLASTRHSAVHLEMRDSYGIGEEAAEFEAWRAGWRPSSKPGTWWNDFHTMVRDAVARGVVFRRARVVSEPVSDYIRYEHDCTYQNVAAGELVRWLPRRKASDLALPGNDFWLFDEQVIMWNHFTGDGGSAGPELDERPEVAKLCSTAFEAVWERATPHEEYRI from the coding sequence ATGTCGCAGACCGACTTGGCGTTCACTGACCTGCTGGCGAGCACCAGGCATTCGGCCGTGCACCTCGAAATGCGCGACTCGTACGGCATCGGCGAGGAAGCGGCCGAGTTCGAAGCCTGGCGGGCCGGTTGGCGGCCGTCCAGCAAACCGGGAACGTGGTGGAACGACTTTCACACCATGGTGCGCGACGCCGTGGCTCGCGGCGTTGTGTTCCGCCGTGCACGGGTCGTCTCGGAGCCGGTGAGCGATTACATCCGGTACGAACACGACTGCACCTACCAGAACGTCGCGGCGGGGGAGTTGGTGCGTTGGCTGCCCCGGCGCAAGGCGTCGGATCTCGCTCTTCCCGGCAATGATTTCTGGCTGTTCGACGAGCAGGTCATCATGTGGAACCACTTCACCGGCGATGGCGGTTCCGCCGGGCCGGAACTGGACGAGCGGCCCGAGGTGGCGAAGCTGTGTTCTACCGCCTTTGAGGCCGTGTGGGAGCGGGCGACGCCCCACGAGGAGTACCGGATCTAA